AGATCAGGTTAAAACAATATACATACCTGAAACACGATTGTCCATCCTAGAAGGGAGAGATACTCTTGAACGTTTAGCATTAGAGTTAGTTGATATATTAAGTTCATACAGTAACATACCAAAGAACTTCTTCGGAGTAACCGGGACATTACTGATTGGAATACACAATGAACAAATTTCAGATATTGACTTAACAATTTCAGGCAAAAATTTAACAGAAAAAATTAAAGACACGCTTAACTCAATTTTAGAAGATAGATCAAAAGGTTTCTCACGATACTCAATAAAAAATATTATTAACGATGCCTCCCATCACGGATTATACAGCACAAATATCTATCAATTATTCAATAGAATTTGGCATAAAGGATTTTTCAAAAAGAAACCATTCTCAATATCTCCAATAAAAACTGAGCAAGAAACTACAAATACTTACGGGAAATATATTTATAGATCCCTAGGACCAATAGAATTAACAGCTATAATAAATAAACCTATAGATCCATTCTTTTCACCAATACGTTATGAGTTATGCAACGTATCAATACTCTCAGGACTACAGCTGACAGTAAATGAGTTAGTAAGTTATGATAGCTTTTATCTAGACTTACTAAAAGTTGGCGATAGAATCTATGTGAAAGGATTATTACAGGAAGTTTTTGATACTTTAAATAAAGCAAAAACCTTCAGAGTAGCAATTGGTGTAAGGGAAGTAAAAACATTATTAAAGATAGAGCAAAATCATCAGTAAATTAATGGAAGTTCTTTTAATGGTTCTTGTAGTTCTAAGTCGAAAGTATAGTGAATCTTAGTAAATTTAGATCGAAAATCTATGACATCCCTCTTTATAATCTCTGGATTGATCTTATCAATAAGAACCTTCTTCATTAACTCTGCAATATATTTCATATCATTTTCTCTAAATCCCCATCTGGTAAGCTCTTGAACGCCTAACCTTAAACCAGATGGGTCCTTTACCATTTCAGGCGTATCTCCTGGAATCATATTCTTATTTACTATTATATTAGCATGTTCAAGGGTAACAGCTGCATTAGTTCCTCCACCTAACTCGCGCACATTCAAAACCACTTGATGAGTTTTCGTAAAACCACTCTTCTCGCCAAGTACTTTAAACCCACTCTCATAAAGGGCCTGCGCCAATGCTTTCGAATTCCTTATTATTTGCTCAGCGTACGCTTCACCAAAATATTTCATTTCAATACCTGTAATGGCTGTAGCTGCAAGTCTGTGTAAGTGATGATTTGAAACAAACACTGGAAATATCGTTTTACGATATGCCTTATAAATCTCTTCTATATTAGTCATTGCAATACCACCCTGAGGTCCAGGAAACGTTTTATGAGTGGAACTTGTGACTATATGAGCTCCATCATCTAACGGATTCGGAAAACGTTTACCAGCAATTAACCCTAGCACATGAGCAGCATCATATATTAAGTATCCTCCCACATCTTCAACAGCAGGAAGCAATTCTTTTACTGGATGTGGAAATAGATAAAGCGAACCACCCAGTATAACAAGTCTCGGCCTAACCTCTTTAATAAGCTTAATAGCACTATCGACATCTATATTCATCTCTTCCGCATTAAAAGGTAATGATATCTCCTCAAATCCTAATGCACCGAGCACACCAAATTTTGTATGACTAACATGAGAACCAGCATAAACGGGTGTTACCAATGCTTTTGTCCCTCTAACACCTAAAACATAAAACGCATTAGCATTAGCTATAGTACCGGAAATTGGTCTTAAATCAACATACTTAGCATTAAATAACTCACCCATTACCTTATTTGCGTACACTTCAATCTCATCAATATAGATAAGACCTTGATAATATCTTTTATAAGGTAATCCTTCAGCGTACCTGTGCATCGCATCACTGAGATAAACCATATCTACAAGAGGGGATGTGACGTTCTCAGACGCAATCATATTAATTGTTTCATATCCACGCCATCTATTATGCTTTTGAACTAATTCAATAACTTCTTTAGCTTCATTAGGAATATTCTTTAAAAGACGCTCATCCATATTACCACCACTTTACTGTAATAAACTAACCTAAATAAGTGTTATTATGAGAATTCTCTATATTCATAACATCAAGTTCATCCTTCACCATGTTAACAAAATATTTAACAACTCTCTTCTTCATACCAGCTTTTATTAAAATATTAATAATCTGTTCCAACATTAATCTTGCATAACACATTTGATTAAAATTAACTTAAACAAGCAAATTGCAGTTAAAATCATACGCTTCAAGATACAAATGAATAGTTTAACTGAATTCTTATAATAATAGAAGCAAAAGCAGTTAAGAAATCTTCAACGCTTCTAGTTCACTCCTTATATAAAGATATAATCCTAAATGATGAAAATGATCACGCTTTAGAGTGGTGAGAAAATTAGATAAACAATATATGAATCTTGATAATCAGAAAATATGATGCATGCAATCGATGTAATCTATGCAAAAGGGCATCCAAACATATTAGCTACTCATAGAACTACGTTCGAAATTACCAAGGAAAAATATCTCACAAAGAGGGGTAATTGTATAATAGGTATAGATGCAAATAAATCAGTCTTGGATTTAGACCCCTTATTAAAAAAATTAATCAGAACAGAGAACTCAAAAATTATACTACTACTAGAATCTAACAATGTCATAGAAGAGGTTCATGGTAAAGGCAGTTCAAAACTTACTCTAAACAATCCAGCAAGCATTGTGATAAGAAAAAGTAACTATATATCAGATAGAACACTAATGATAAACGCTGATAAAGCAGCAGCTGATATAAGACGTGATCTCATAGAACACCTGCGTAAACCCAATAGCCTGTTAAAAATTACTGTTATCGCAGAGGTCATACCTTAATATCTTAAAAATTTATTAACAATGATTTTTAAGATATATATGCAGGTGCCGGGGTGACCGAGTGGTAAAGGTGGCGGCCTCGAGATCTATTATAAAAGGGGGACATGAAAGCCGTTGCCCTTTGGGCACGTGGGTTCGAATCCCACCCCCGGCGTTAAAATAAAACTACTCAATGTTTATATTATTCTAGAAATTTGAAACTCTACATAGCTAAAGTTAGAAGATTTCTGTTTCTTTTAATAAGCCTTTCATCATACTGACTGGGCGCTGTCATGTGTGTCTGTTTTTAGGACTTAGAAGGAGATCAGAGTTTTTGCTCTGTGAATTAATTATTAATAATTGATTTGATGCTAGTAGTGTGTGTTCATTCTTGTCTGTTCGATTTGTTTTTCGTCGACACTTTTTTTGCTAATGTTTATTGCTGTTTGTATGAGTTGTTTAATGTTGATTTTTTGTTGTGCTGAGATAGGTATTATGGGTGCTGGATTAAAAATCTGTTTAAGTATTTCGATTCTTTCGTTTATGATTTGTTCATCTAATAGGTCTATCTTGTTTGCTGCTATTACTATTTTATCCATATTGATGGAGAGTTCTTTTAGTATTGATGCTACGGTCTGAGTTCTGTATTTAAGGATTATTGGTTGATCAGATATGTCGATGACACTGATTATTGAATCTGATAGTCTTATATCGTCGAGTGTTAATCTGAATGAATGTATCATTCTGGGATCTAATCCAGTCGCAAATCCTATTGTGTCGATTAGTAGATATCGTTTACCGCCTGTTCTGCATAAGTAATACTTACTTGAGAGCGTGGTGAATGGTTTACCTAGGGCAGGTCTTCTTAGGTTTGTTAAGTTGTTAAATAGTGTTGTCTTTCCAGCACCGTAATATCCTGAGAGAGCTATTATTGGTAAACCTAATGATCTTCTCTGTTTTAATTGCATATAACGTTTTATACGAGCATGTTCTATTTCATTTTCTAGTTGGTTAATGCGTCTTTTTAGTTGTCCTATGGTTTTATGATAGGCATATTCACCTGAACTCTTTGGTCCAGGTTTATTCTTAAAGTAACGTATTGAAGCTTTTAATTTCTCATACGGCATAAACTTTAATAATTTGGCTAACTCAATTTGTAGTTTTGAAATTTTATCAGATGCATTTTGGTCAAATATTTCTAACGTGAGATCATACCTATCAAGTACTTTCACGTTAAGCATTCTCTCAAGGTTTAATTTTTGGATACTGTTCATTATATTATAAAGTATCAATGCCTCAATACCATCTTCTCTTATTTTGGTTTTAAGTTCATTAACTTTACCCGAGCCAAAAAGAAAACTAACGTTCTCTTTAGGCATAGTTTGTATAACTACACCAACAGGTTCGTAACCAATAGAACGAGCCATGTTACTTAAATCCTCAATATGTAACTTGTAAAGTATATGATCGTGCACATCAGTTTTTACATAACCTATTACGCATTTCACTCTAAAAGCTCACCGCTCATAAACGGTATTCTGAAGCCTATACCATAACCTCTGGAACCAACCTGTACAATCATAGGTCCACGCCTTTTATGTTCATTAGATAAAACTCTGTTATATATCGACCTAACTAAATCTTCACTTACATTAAGTTTTTCTGAGACTGTCCTCGCATCAAGCCTAAGATCAACTAAGGCATATAATATTGGATCGATTATATCATAACTTAGTCCTAATTCCGTCTCAGCCATTTGACCAGCCCAAAGCCTTGGGCTACTCTTTTTTAACAGGATATTCTCAGGCACTTCTAAGTATTTTCCTAACTCTCTAACCTGTGTTTTATAAAGATCTGCGATGGGCATGAAATCTGAAGCTCCATCACCGTACTTTGTGAAATATCCAAGGAGTATTTCGCTCTTATCACCTGTACCTACAACTAAATAATTTTTAACATTTGCATAATAGTACAGAATCACCATTCTTATACGTGCCCTGATATTACCTCTTGAAACTTGATCACTATTCGGTATAAGAGCCTCTATATTTTTCACATAATTCGTAATATCTACAATGCGATATTCAATGTCAAGCTTTTTTGCTACAGAAAGAGCATCCTTTATATCCTCTTCAGGAGTTACATTAGCTTCGGGCATTATTAATCCGAACACATTTTTATTTCCTAAAGCTTTAACACACAAATAAGCAGTAACTGTAGAATCTATACCACCACTTAACCCTATTACTATACCGCTTCTGTTAGATTTAATTATGAAATCCTTTATAAAACTAGTAATCCTAGAAACGACGCGCTCACTATCAATTTTTAATTGTTGATATGCACCCTGAACACTCATGTTAATTAAATTATCTTACAGGAATTTATTAAATTAACTCTTTAAAAGCCCTCTAGTTAATGGTTTCAATAGGTCGGCTTAATGAATGAGCATCATTTTTGAAAAACTCTACCCAGTCGCTTAAGACCTAAATATCAGCTTCAGATACGGAAAGCAGAGTTCTGAATCTTCATGTAAATTTATTAGCATGTCGGTAAAATAAGATATTTGGTGTTACATGAGAACAATAACAGTTGCGTTAGCCCAGATACAATCAATACCTGCTTCAAAAGAGGCTAATTTAAAAAAGATGTACGAATATGTGGATAGGGCTGTGGATATGGGTGCTCATTTTGTTCTTTTTCCCGAGCTAGCCCTAACTAGTTATGCATTAAAGGATTTATTTTATAAGGTTGCCGAACCAGTACCTGGACCTTCTACTGAAAAAATGATATCTAAAGCAAGAGAGAAAAATGTTTATATTGGTTTTGGAATGCCTGAGAGAAGTCTCAATGATCCTGGTGTTATATACAATTCTATGGTTTTAGTAGGACCACAAGGGTTAATAGGAAAGTATAGAAAAATATACTTACCTACATATGGAGTTTTTGAGGAGGGTAGGTATTTTAGAAATGGAGCAACACCTATAGCAGTTGATACTCAGTTTGGTCGCATTGGTCTTGAAATCTGTTTTGATTTGTTCTTCCCGGAACTCACAAGATTGTTGGTGTTGAGAGGGGCTCATACTATATTCGTTATTTCAGTTTCGCCTGATATGAGCAGAAACTTCTTTGAATTATTTACACAAGCTCGCGCTCTCGAAAACACTGTTAACGTAGTATACGTTAATGCGGTAGGGAATGAGGAAGGCTTGGGATATTGGGGAGGAAGTCATGCAGTTGATGCGCGTGGTAAAGTATTAGTGAAAGCAAAGTATTTTGAGGAGGATTTAGTTACAGCATCGATAAACTTGGATGATTTTTATGCAGCCAAAGAAAGTAGACCATTATTGAAACACTATAATCCAGAAATATGTAGATTGTGTGCCGAAGAAAAAGACATATAGTGTAAGGTGATGACGTGTATAGATTGACACTCTCCACGGCTGAAGCCGGGAGATTCTCGGTTTGTCGTGGGGCTTCCACTCATTCTACCGAGTTCGGGCTGTGTCAAACCAGCCCCTGCTATGGACATGTAGTCCATGGCCCGCTTGCTGGAACCACCCCCGCCTTTCTCGGTTCGGAGCCTTACTCCAGCTTTCGGACGTCCGAACTACATGCGAGCGACCCGCTCAAGGAGATGGTGGAATTGGAGGAATATAAACTTAACGGCGATTCATCTCCACGACCGAAGTCGGAAGCCTTCTCGCCGAAAGAGCGGATAATACTTGCAGAAAAACCTGATGTTGCACGACGAATTGTTAAAGCGTTGTTTGGTTCTAGATATAAAGAGATTGAATTTAAAAAAGGTGTCAAAATTTACACTGCAAAAGACGATTACGGTAACACGGTCTATGTTGTATCTGCCTCTGGACATTTGTATACTCTGGATTTTCTGGAAGAATATAATAAGGGTTGGCGTTACCCAGTTTTACCACCGATTAATCATTATAGATATGTACCAATCGATGGTAAACAACATTTTTTAGATGCTATCAAATACATACTTACACAACTTAACGATCCAGAAATTATAGTAGCAACAGACCTGGATAGAAGAGGGAGTTATATAGCAATGCAGATACTTGGATCATTGATCAAGATTCCACTACATTCACCTAAAATAAAAAGAATGGAGTTTAACTCTCTTACTGAAGATGAGTTAAGAAAATCTTATGAGAACTTAAAACCTATGGATATAAGCCGGGCATATGCAGGCTTGTCACAAGACCGTTTAGATCTATTATGGGGAGCAAATCTCACTAGAGCGTTA
This region of Thermoprotei archaeon genomic DNA includes:
- the glyA gene encoding serine hydroxymethyltransferase; its protein translation is MDERLLKNIPNEAKEVIELVQKHNRWRGYETINMIASENVTSPLVDMVYLSDAMHRYAEGLPYKRYYQGLIYIDEIEVYANKVMGELFNAKYVDLRPISGTIANANAFYVLGVRGTKALVTPVYAGSHVSHTKFGVLGALGFEEISLPFNAEEMNIDVDSAIKLIKEVRPRLVILGGSLYLFPHPVKELLPAVEDVGGYLIYDAAHVLGLIAGKRFPNPLDDGAHIVTSSTHKTFPGPQGGIAMTNIEEIYKAYRKTIFPVFVSNHHLHRLAATAITGIEMKYFGEAYAEQIIRNSKALAQALYESGFKVLGEKSGFTKTHQVVLNVRELGGGTNAAVTLEHANIIVNKNMIPGDTPEMVKDPSGLRLGVQELTRWGFRENDMKYIAELMKKVLIDKINPEIIKRDVIDFRSKFTKIHYTFDLELQEPLKELPLIY
- a CDS encoding DUF371 domain-containing protein: MMHAIDVIYAKGHPNILATHRTTFEITKEKYLTKRGNCIIGIDANKSVLDLDPLLKKLIRTENSKIILLLESNNVIEEVHGKGSSKLTLNNPASIVIRKSNYISDRTLMINADKAAADIRRDLIEHLRKPNSLLKITVIAEVIP
- a CDS encoding GTPase, translated to MKCVIGYVKTDVHDHILYKLHIEDLSNMARSIGYEPVGVVIQTMPKENVSFLFGSGKVNELKTKIREDGIEALILYNIMNSIQKLNLERMLNVKVLDRYDLTLEIFDQNASDKISKLQIELAKLLKFMPYEKLKASIRYFKNKPGPKSSGEYAYHKTIGQLKRRINQLENEIEHARIKRYMQLKQRRSLGLPIIALSGYYGAGKTTLFNNLTNLRRPALGKPFTTLSSKYYLCRTGGKRYLLIDTIGFATGLDPRMIHSFRLTLDDIRLSDSIISVIDISDQPIILKYRTQTVASILKELSINMDKIVIAANKIDLLDEQIINERIEILKQIFNPAPIIPISAQQKINIKQLIQTAINISKKSVDEKQIEQTRMNTHY
- a CDS encoding NAD+ synthase gives rise to the protein MSVQGAYQQLKIDSERVVSRITSFIKDFIIKSNRSGIVIGLSGGIDSTVTAYLCVKALGNKNVFGLIMPEANVTPEEDIKDALSVAKKLDIEYRIVDITNYVKNIEALIPNSDQVSRGNIRARIRMVILYYYANVKNYLVVGTGDKSEILLGYFTKYGDGASDFMPIADLYKTQVRELGKYLEVPENILLKKSSPRLWAGQMAETELGLSYDIIDPILYALVDLRLDARTVSEKLNVSEDLVRSIYNRVLSNEHKRRGPMIVQVGSRGYGIGFRIPFMSGELLE
- a CDS encoding carbon-nitrogen hydrolase family protein; amino-acid sequence: MRTITVALAQIQSIPASKEANLKKMYEYVDRAVDMGAHFVLFPELALTSYALKDLFYKVAEPVPGPSTEKMISKAREKNVYIGFGMPERSLNDPGVIYNSMVLVGPQGLIGKYRKIYLPTYGVFEEGRYFRNGATPIAVDTQFGRIGLEICFDLFFPELTRLLVLRGAHTIFVISVSPDMSRNFFELFTQARALENTVNVVYVNAVGNEEGLGYWGGSHAVDARGKVLVKAKYFEEDLVTASINLDDFYAAKESRPLLKHYNPEICRLCAEEKDI